A portion of the Deinococcus peraridilitoris DSM 19664 genome contains these proteins:
- a CDS encoding DUF1440 domain-containing protein: protein MSLWMLLAQRLLLRPRERYALPPEQITEHAAEAVGLDGVAHDKPKRKAASIVNHFAYGAAAGALYAPLRPLAAPALLKGVLFGSLVWSGSYLGLLPVLGLLSSATEHPARRNVLMIVAHLIWGGVLSVLVEANTRKNVRR, encoded by the coding sequence ATGAGTCTGTGGATGCTGCTGGCACAGCGCTTGCTGCTGCGTCCACGAGAGCGCTACGCACTTCCCCCCGAACAGATCACCGAGCACGCCGCCGAAGCGGTCGGGCTCGACGGGGTGGCGCACGACAAACCCAAACGCAAAGCGGCCAGCATTGTCAACCACTTCGCGTACGGTGCGGCGGCCGGCGCACTGTACGCCCCCCTGCGCCCACTGGCAGCGCCGGCGCTGCTCAAGGGCGTCCTGTTCGGCTCGCTCGTCTGGAGCGGCAGTTACCTCGGCCTGCTGCCCGTGCTGGGGCTGCTGAGCTCGGCCACCGAGCACCCGGCCCGGCGCAACGTGCTGATGATCGTGGCACACCTCATCTGGGGTGGTGTGCTCTCGGTGCTGGTCGAGGCAAACACCCGAAAGAACGTCAGAAGGTAA
- a CDS encoding carbon-nitrogen hydrolase family protein, which produces MKLALAQYPVSYLQSWEAAAEKISNWTAQAAEAGAQVLVFPEYASMELTSLLSVQEQQDVKKQLPALQPYRERFVELHRDLARRHGVYLLAGSFPVHEDGRYVNRAYFLAPGGRVEFQDKLVMTRFETDTWGVAPGKGLKVFDTACGRLGVNICYDSEFPHLARALAQSGADLLLVPSCTEAITGYHRVEIGSRARALENQMYTAQSPLIGTAPWNEVIDVNTGAAGVYGPIDHGFSPGGDGVVVKGPLNVATWVYADLDLARLREVRENGHTINARDWPHGVRQAAPGAQVVTF; this is translated from the coding sequence GTGAAACTCGCGCTCGCACAGTACCCGGTGTCTTACCTGCAAAGCTGGGAGGCCGCCGCCGAAAAAATCAGTAACTGGACCGCGCAGGCCGCCGAGGCCGGAGCGCAGGTGCTCGTCTTTCCTGAATACGCCAGCATGGAGCTCACCAGCCTGCTGAGCGTGCAGGAGCAGCAGGACGTAAAAAAGCAGCTGCCTGCCTTGCAACCCTACCGGGAGCGCTTCGTGGAGCTGCACCGTGACCTGGCGCGTCGGCATGGAGTGTACCTGCTGGCGGGCAGTTTCCCGGTGCACGAGGATGGCCGGTACGTGAACCGCGCGTATTTCCTGGCGCCGGGCGGCCGGGTGGAGTTTCAGGACAAGCTGGTCATGACGCGCTTCGAGACGGACACCTGGGGCGTGGCGCCCGGCAAGGGCCTCAAGGTCTTTGACACGGCCTGCGGCAGGCTGGGCGTGAACATCTGTTACGACAGCGAGTTTCCGCACCTTGCGCGCGCACTCGCGCAATCGGGTGCGGATTTGCTGCTCGTTCCCAGCTGCACCGAGGCCATCACCGGCTACCACCGTGTGGAGATCGGCAGCCGCGCACGCGCGCTCGAAAACCAGATGTACACCGCGCAGTCCCCCCTGATCGGCACCGCACCCTGGAACGAGGTGATCGACGTGAACACCGGCGCTGCCGGGGTGTATGGTCCCATCGACCACGGCTTTTCGCCCGGCGGAGACGGTGTGGTCGTCAAGGGTCCCCTGAACGTCGCGACCTGGGTGTACGCCGACCTCGATCTGGCACGACTGCGCGAGGTCCGTGAGAACGGCCACACCATCAACGCCCGTGACTGGCCGCACGGTGTACGGCAGGCGGCCCCGGGCGCGCAGGTCGTTACCTTCTGA
- a CDS encoding GNAT family N-acetyltransferase, giving the protein MSFTLERFTGRDIMAVTAQLAALRVAVFREFPYLYEGTPEYEARYVQPYLTSPHSLAVIVRHGDKVIGASTALPLVDEAAEVQRPFLEQGYDPDTVFYLAESVLLPAYRGRGLGVRFFEERERHARTLGSFRFTTFCAVDRPADHPRRPRSYTPLDEFWRKRGYVPKPELATHFSWRDLGETGETAKPMTFWLKELESS; this is encoded by the coding sequence GTGAGCTTCACGTTGGAGCGTTTCACCGGCCGCGACATCATGGCGGTAACGGCGCAACTTGCCGCGCTGCGTGTCGCAGTCTTTCGCGAATTTCCTTATCTGTACGAAGGGACTCCCGAATACGAAGCGCGTTACGTGCAACCGTATCTGACTTCTCCGCACAGCCTTGCCGTGATCGTGCGGCATGGCGACAAGGTCATAGGCGCCTCGACGGCCCTGCCGCTTGTGGACGAGGCTGCTGAAGTGCAGCGTCCCTTTCTGGAGCAAGGGTACGACCCCGACACCGTCTTCTACCTGGCCGAGTCGGTCTTGCTGCCCGCCTACCGGGGGCGTGGCCTGGGCGTGCGCTTCTTCGAGGAGCGCGAACGCCACGCGCGCACCCTGGGTTCTTTTCGGTTTACAACTTTCTGTGCCGTCGACCGTCCGGCTGACCATCCGCGCCGCCCCAGGAGCTATACGCCCCTGGATGAATTCTGGCGCAAACGCGGTTACGTACCGAAGCCGGAACTGGCCACGCACTTTTCGTGGCGTGACCTGGGCGAAACTGGCGAGACCGCCAAACCCATGACCTTCTGGCTCAAAGAACTGGAGTCTTCGTGA
- a CDS encoding ketosteroid isomerase-related protein, whose amino-acid sequence MQKTLDVLRRYYDAFNAGDWDTFFGLLNENVVHDLNQGGREEGLDAFRQFIDRMNRSYRERLTDIVVLASPDGSRAAAEYIVHGTYLATDEGLPEARGQTYVLPGGAFFEVADGKITRVTNYYNLQDWLRQVAGGSGQG is encoded by the coding sequence ATGCAAAAGACCCTCGATGTGCTGCGCCGCTACTACGACGCCTTCAACGCTGGGGACTGGGACACGTTTTTCGGTCTGCTGAACGAGAACGTCGTGCATGACCTCAATCAGGGCGGACGGGAAGAAGGACTTGACGCGTTCCGCCAGTTCATCGACCGCATGAACCGCTCGTACCGCGAGCGTCTGACCGACATCGTGGTGCTGGCCTCGCCGGACGGTTCACGCGCCGCGGCCGAGTACATCGTGCATGGCACGTACCTTGCCACTGACGAGGGGCTGCCGGAAGCGCGCGGGCAGACGTACGTCCTGCCCGGCGGCGCGTTTTTTGAGGTCGCGGACGGCAAAATCACGCGGGTTACCAATTACTACAATCTGCAGGACTGGCTGCGGCAGGTGGCCGGAGGGTCAGGCCAAGGGTGA
- a CDS encoding MurR/RpiR family transcriptional regulator, whose translation MTKDALKTIPSLPNGALGRLRAQQDFLSPSLKRVTDYILLNAESVLYQTITELADSVGVGEATVTRLCRKLGFPGFHAFKISLTSDLANVTSDTIPSGNSIADLAAQAAWQTTFAIEETRRIIDPDVVERVAKAIAAAPRIELTGQGNSSFAAQFFAHKLMRLGLVAVAHPDPHLAAVSAATLPRNGVLIAITRSGSTVDTVQNIKIANQHDVFTVAITNRASSPITHFAREVLFTASPEGPLAGGAISSLTSQVLVLEILYLALLGLVDSAPDFIRKTAESVVEKKF comes from the coding sequence ATGACCAAGGACGCGCTTAAAACCATTCCCAGCTTGCCCAACGGCGCTCTTGGCCGCCTGCGGGCCCAGCAGGACTTTCTGTCCCCCAGCCTCAAACGCGTCACGGACTACATCCTGCTAAATGCCGAGAGCGTGCTGTACCAGACCATCACCGAGCTTGCTGACTCGGTGGGCGTCGGTGAAGCCACCGTCACCCGGCTGTGCCGCAAACTCGGGTTTCCGGGGTTTCACGCCTTCAAGATCTCGCTGACCTCTGACCTCGCCAACGTCACCAGCGACACGATCCCCAGCGGCAACAGCATTGCCGATCTGGCAGCCCAGGCCGCCTGGCAGACAACCTTCGCCATTGAGGAAACGCGGCGCATCATCGATCCGGACGTGGTGGAGCGAGTGGCCAAAGCGATTGCCGCCGCGCCCCGCATCGAGCTCACCGGACAGGGCAACAGCAGCTTTGCCGCTCAGTTTTTCGCGCATAAGCTCATGCGCCTCGGCCTCGTCGCCGTGGCGCACCCGGATCCGCATCTGGCCGCCGTTTCCGCCGCAACGCTGCCCAGAAACGGTGTGCTGATTGCGATCACCCGCTCGGGCAGCACGGTCGATACCGTTCAGAACATCAAAATCGCCAACCAGCACGATGTCTTCACGGTTGCCATCACCAACCGCGCCAGCAGCCCCATCACGCACTTTGCACGCGAAGTGCTCTTCACTGCCAGCCCCGAAGGCCCCCTCGCCGGAGGCGCCATTTCCAGCCTGACCAGCCAGGTGCTGGTGCTGGAAATTCTGTATCTGGCGTTGCTGGGCCTGGTCGACAGCGCGCCTGATTTCATCCGCAAGACCGCCGAGTCGGTCGTGGAAAAAAAGTTCTAG
- a CDS encoding ABC transporter substrate-binding protein: MKKFLALTLALGVSAALAQQPVEITFWSWYLSPKFDAYIKDTISAFEKQNPGIKVKWLDKQDSMVQDFIASVNLGNAPDVVNLNIDETNKAAQNGFLNAVDDLSGKSALTSTFYPNALANFTQNGKVYGYPWYGWLNEGVLLYNPEIFKKAGLTRAPRTMTELMDYARQVKDKTGAYGWVPAYKDPNTASFLGYFYSEGLPVYDKSGKAAFNTAAHAALLQRYVDFYKGGYAPQESLRREAFQVATELYAQGKAAMIIGGPQALNRIKDNNQSLYASTAIVQAPLGKAGVQTGGSMSLVVPKASKHPKEAAKFAAFITNNVNQMAFAKVVAIVPTTRAAQNDAYFKQKSKDPIAIATSLVGAGGRFINPGYAAPKNSDDLYKNFNDNIEAAVLGQKTPQQALNDAVAYWNANMK, from the coding sequence ATGAAAAAATTTCTGGCGCTCACCCTTGCCCTTGGTGTCTCGGCCGCACTCGCACAACAGCCCGTGGAGATTACCTTCTGGTCGTGGTATCTCAGCCCCAAATTCGACGCGTACATCAAGGACACCATTTCCGCCTTCGAGAAACAGAATCCCGGCATCAAGGTCAAGTGGCTCGACAAGCAGGACTCGATGGTGCAGGACTTTATCGCCAGCGTGAACCTCGGCAACGCCCCCGACGTCGTGAACCTCAACATCGACGAAACCAACAAGGCGGCCCAGAACGGCTTTCTGAACGCCGTGGACGACCTGAGCGGCAAAAGTGCGCTTACCTCCACCTTTTACCCCAACGCACTCGCCAACTTTACCCAGAACGGCAAAGTCTACGGCTACCCCTGGTACGGCTGGCTGAACGAAGGGGTGCTGCTCTACAACCCCGAGATTTTCAAGAAGGCCGGACTGACCCGCGCGCCGCGCACCATGACCGAACTGATGGACTACGCCCGGCAGGTCAAGGACAAGACCGGGGCGTACGGCTGGGTTCCGGCCTACAAGGACCCCAACACCGCCTCCTTCCTGGGCTACTTCTACTCCGAAGGCCTGCCCGTCTACGACAAGAGTGGCAAGGCGGCCTTCAACACCGCCGCGCACGCCGCGCTGCTGCAGCGCTACGTCGACTTTTACAAGGGCGGCTACGCTCCGCAGGAATCACTGCGCCGCGAAGCCTTCCAGGTGGCCACCGAGCTGTACGCTCAGGGCAAAGCGGCCATGATCATCGGCGGACCGCAGGCGCTCAACCGCATCAAGGACAACAACCAGAGCCTGTACGCCAGCACCGCCATCGTGCAGGCCCCGCTGGGCAAGGCAGGAGTGCAGACCGGTGGCAGCATGAGCCTGGTGGTGCCCAAAGCCTCCAAGCACCCCAAAGAAGCCGCGAAGTTCGCCGCCTTCATCACCAACAACGTCAACCAGATGGCGTTTGCCAAGGTCGTGGCGATTGTGCCCACCACCCGCGCCGCGCAGAACGACGCGTACTTCAAGCAGAAGAGCAAGGATCCCATCGCCATCGCAACAAGCCTGGTGGGTGCGGGTGGGCGCTTCATCAATCCCGGTTACGCCGCGCCGAAGAACTCCGACGACCTGTACAAGAACTTCAACGACAACATCGAAGCGGCCGTGCTGGGTCAGAAAACTCCTCAGCAGGCGCTGAACGACGCGGTCGCCTACTGGAACGCCAACATGAAGTAA
- a CDS encoding carbohydrate ABC transporter permease — protein sequence MKSSTREALLSYAFLAPALLLLAVFTFYPMLYGAYLGFTEYNGQRFGNGLPPRWVGLENFHKLSQDTLFWTGLKNSLKYLLVVPILQIASLAAAVLVNRSLPGISFFRGAYYVPVVTSISLAAVMWEWVFNRDGTLNWLLTALHLVDPKQTFGWLDNPATAFYAILLVTFWRGFGYYMVLYLAGLQSIPAELEEAARLDGATRLQVFWRVTVPMMKPTILLCSLLSTIAAIRALEEVLVLTGGGPLNSTYTALMYVYSKAFQGFNFDYGLASAAGLVVALVALILSIINFRFFRDAGARA from the coding sequence ATGAAGTCCTCGACGCGTGAAGCACTGCTTTCCTACGCCTTTCTGGCACCAGCGTTGCTGCTGCTGGCCGTGTTCACGTTCTACCCCATGCTGTACGGCGCGTACCTCGGCTTCACGGAGTACAATGGCCAGCGCTTTGGCAACGGGCTCCCGCCGCGCTGGGTCGGGCTCGAGAACTTCCACAAGCTCTCGCAGGACACGCTGTTCTGGACCGGCCTGAAAAACAGTCTGAAGTACCTGCTGGTGGTGCCCATCCTGCAGATCGCCTCGCTGGCCGCGGCCGTGCTGGTGAACCGCTCGCTGCCGGGCATCAGTTTCTTTCGGGGCGCGTACTACGTACCGGTGGTGACCTCCATCTCGCTGGCGGCCGTGATGTGGGAATGGGTCTTCAACCGTGACGGCACCCTCAACTGGCTGCTCACCGCGCTGCACCTCGTGGACCCGAAACAAACCTTCGGATGGCTCGACAACCCCGCCACGGCGTTTTACGCGATTTTGCTGGTGACCTTCTGGCGTGGCTTCGGGTATTACATGGTGCTGTACCTCGCCGGACTGCAGAGCATTCCCGCCGAACTGGAAGAAGCCGCGCGCCTCGACGGCGCGACACGCCTGCAGGTGTTCTGGCGCGTCACGGTGCCGATGATGAAACCCACCATCCTGCTGTGCAGCCTGCTTTCGACCATCGCGGCCATCCGCGCACTCGAAGAAGTGCTGGTCCTCACGGGCGGCGGACCGCTCAACAGCACCTACACGGCGCTGATGTACGTCTACAGCAAGGCTTTTCAGGGCTTCAACTTCGATTACGGTCTCGCTTCGGCGGCCGGTCTGGTGGTTGCTCTGGTGGCCCTGATTCTGTCGATCATCAACTTCCGCTTCTTTCGTGACGCCGGAGCGCGGGCATGA
- a CDS encoding carbohydrate ABC transporter permease → MSAVVRPTSRRTAAPPRLRLRRLLRLIVRYSLLSLILVFAVFPFVWTLAIALTDKSATGGVSIYDFPASLLPRQVTLNNFVEVYRTFSLGKYVWNSVVITGMTVLGTLAVSSLAAYPLARFRFPGRNALFALIIATLVLPSETNFIVNTLTLQKLHLLGTYTGVVLPGLATAFGIFLMRQAFLAVPHSLIEAARLDGASEWQTLWRVMLPLTTPSLAALGIFTLVTSWNAYFWPQLVLSATPDLAPLSVAVLKLKGQFNYDPFNVAAGSLIMMLPVLLIFMAAQRYFMRGLEGAVK, encoded by the coding sequence ATGAGCGCGGTCGTCAGGCCCACTTCCCGCCGCACCGCCGCGCCCCCACGGTTGCGGCTGCGCCGCCTGCTGCGCTTGATCGTTCGCTACAGCCTGCTCAGCCTGATCCTCGTGTTCGCCGTCTTCCCTTTCGTCTGGACGCTCGCCATTGCCCTGACCGACAAGAGCGCCACAGGCGGGGTAAGCATCTACGACTTTCCGGCCAGCCTGCTCCCCCGGCAGGTCACCCTCAATAACTTCGTGGAAGTGTACCGCACCTTCTCGCTTGGCAAGTACGTGTGGAACAGCGTCGTGATCACCGGCATGACGGTCCTCGGCACGCTGGCGGTGTCCTCGCTGGCCGCTTATCCGCTGGCGCGCTTTCGTTTTCCCGGCAGGAACGCGCTGTTCGCGCTGATCATCGCGACGCTGGTGCTGCCCAGCGAAACGAACTTCATCGTGAATACCCTCACGCTGCAAAAACTCCACCTGCTCGGCACCTACACCGGCGTGGTCCTGCCCGGCCTCGCGACGGCCTTCGGCATCTTCCTGATGCGTCAGGCGTTCCTGGCCGTACCGCACAGCCTGATCGAGGCCGCACGCCTCGACGGCGCGAGCGAATGGCAGACCTTGTGGCGTGTCATGCTGCCCCTCACCACCCCCTCGCTGGCGGCGCTCGGCATCTTCACGCTCGTCACTTCGTGGAACGCCTATTTCTGGCCGCAACTGGTGCTGAGTGCCACACCCGATCTGGCGCCGCTCAGCGTGGCGGTACTGAAACTCAAAGGGCAATTCAACTACGATCCGTTCAACGTCGCTGCCGGCAGCCTGATCATGATGCTGCCCGTGCTGCTGATCTTCATGGCGGCACAGCGCTACTTCATGCGCGGCCTGGAAGGCGCGGTCAAATGA
- the nagZ gene encoding beta-N-acetylhexosaminidase, with product MTLSPDPAVNRCVIVDLPAPDLDARWREHLQRHGFGGVCLFRRNIENRAQLLTLVRDIREVLGQDALIGIDQEGGAVLRVLETPQVPAPMALGAANDPELAREIGAVTARGLIELGINWNFAPVLDINNNPDNPVIGERSFGADPQLVARLGLAWAQGLESAGVMSSVKHFPGHGDTSVDSHLALPVVNKTREVLEAVEWLPFQAAARAGVGSFMTAHILYPALDAELPATLSPRILTDLLRGEWGYDGVVVTDSTDMLAIAERFPNGEGAPLSLIAGADAVLACTHGDLAAQERQVAALSRAVQDGRLTRARVQEATRRLNAAARRFPTTPRPQDSAQRQHDEATCEYAALKAVTSYGNVTLPNGTDRVLLIAPSGAAVGGPYEDALCGSELTRQLQRAFPKLLSVLYSPTLDAQQAECFLHTVREAAADFVLLASSSRWAFTSAEQRLIDGVLALPGPVLHLALWNPYHVTAVDAPALITYGFRSNTLQAVRAVLQGAPALGRLPIDFGERRPFPER from the coding sequence ATGACGCTTTCCCCGGACCCGGCGGTGAATCGCTGTGTCATCGTCGATCTGCCCGCTCCCGACCTCGACGCGCGCTGGCGCGAACATTTGCAGCGGCATGGCTTCGGCGGCGTGTGCCTGTTTCGCCGCAACATCGAGAACCGGGCGCAGTTGCTCACCCTGGTGCGCGACATCCGCGAAGTGCTGGGCCAGGACGCCCTGATCGGCATCGATCAGGAAGGCGGCGCGGTGCTGCGGGTGCTGGAGACTCCGCAGGTGCCCGCGCCGATGGCGCTGGGCGCGGCGAACGACCCGGAACTGGCCCGGGAGATCGGCGCCGTCACGGCGCGCGGCCTGATCGAACTGGGCATCAACTGGAATTTCGCGCCGGTGCTGGACATCAACAACAACCCCGACAACCCGGTGATCGGTGAGCGCAGTTTCGGCGCGGATCCACAGCTCGTCGCGCGCCTGGGGCTCGCCTGGGCGCAGGGGCTCGAAAGCGCCGGGGTGATGTCTTCGGTCAAGCACTTTCCCGGTCACGGTGACACCAGCGTCGACAGTCACCTGGCCCTGCCGGTGGTGAACAAGACGCGTGAAGTGCTGGAGGCCGTCGAATGGCTGCCGTTCCAGGCAGCGGCCAGGGCGGGTGTGGGGTCGTTCATGACCGCGCACATTCTCTATCCCGCGTTGGACGCCGAATTGCCCGCCACCCTCTCGCCGCGCATCCTGACCGACCTGCTGCGCGGTGAATGGGGCTACGACGGGGTGGTCGTGACCGACTCGACGGACATGCTGGCCATCGCCGAGCGTTTCCCGAACGGCGAAGGTGCGCCGCTGTCCCTGATCGCCGGGGCCGACGCGGTGCTGGCCTGCACACACGGCGACCTGGCCGCTCAGGAGCGGCAGGTCGCGGCCCTGTCACGCGCCGTGCAGGATGGGCGCCTGACGCGGGCGCGCGTCCAGGAAGCCACCCGGCGTCTGAACGCCGCAGCCCGGCGTTTTCCCACAACTCCACGTCCCCAGGACAGTGCGCAGCGCCAGCACGACGAAGCCACCTGCGAGTACGCCGCGCTGAAGGCCGTTACCAGCTACGGAAACGTCACGCTGCCGAACGGAACGGACCGCGTCCTGCTCATCGCGCCCAGCGGCGCAGCGGTGGGTGGTCCTTATGAGGACGCACTGTGTGGAAGCGAACTCACACGTCAGCTGCAACGGGCGTTTCCCAAGCTGCTATCCGTTCTTTATTCACCCACTCTGGACGCACAGCAGGCAGAGTGCTTTCTGCACACCGTGCGCGAGGCAGCTGCCGACTTCGTCCTGCTGGCCAGTTCATCCCGCTGGGCCTTCACGTCGGCCGAACAGCGCCTGATTGATGGGGTGCTGGCCCTGCCCGGCCCAGTCCTGCACCTGGCGCTGTGGAATCCCTATCACGTGACCGCCGTGGACGCCCCGGCACTGATCACCTACGGCTTTCGCAGCAATACCCTGCAGGCTGTGCGCGCCGTGCTGCAGGGTGCACCGGCACTCGGGCGGCTGCCGATCGACTTCGGCGAGCGAAGACCGTTTCCTGAGCGCTGA
- a CDS encoding DR2241 family protein, whose amino-acid sequence MRSLVLVGHGSHLNSDSAAAVYHYAELLRGQQVFDEVIEGYWKEEPSLRQVLRTVSYTDVTVIPMFISEGYFTETVIPRELGLGHQGPVPAHGVARVIGGRTVRYTLPYGVHPAMSEVILERAREACPDLDGSDTALVIIGHGTTRNSNSSRVVYQNADRIREQGLFAEVHALFLDENPRLSTWPAVVQAERVAMVPFFASEGWHTLETIPEELGLTGSVSRLEGRTVYYAKPTGTHPRVADVVVQLAHEAGGASFDDGERDASHLEAWTAFLALAERGLRFGEVMVTPHAGLYEVRHALDEGRELLETFVNPEGLRDRVRLDERGEHRPVHTLRNLPRGWRGVFDKTDLPRAMHYLYPAVVEESYSCSRHALHTTPWVTTARRQTGIYAKVAQAPIELVMRTSRDVCGACLKTRLWAGDKLDKTFFDGVPGAIPCPEACTLLVAEVREAMSHKGKSGPHHHDE is encoded by the coding sequence ATGCGGTCCCTCGTGCTCGTCGGTCATGGCTCTCACCTCAACTCGGACTCTGCCGCGGCCGTCTACCATTATGCCGAGCTGCTGCGCGGGCAGCAGGTGTTCGACGAGGTAATCGAAGGATACTGGAAAGAAGAACCTTCTCTGCGCCAGGTGCTGCGCACGGTGTCCTACACCGACGTTACGGTCATTCCGATGTTCATCTCGGAAGGCTACTTCACCGAGACGGTCATTCCGCGTGAACTGGGCCTGGGACACCAGGGACCGGTGCCGGCACACGGGGTCGCGCGGGTGATCGGCGGCCGCACCGTGCGTTATACGCTGCCGTACGGTGTGCATCCCGCCATGAGTGAGGTCATTCTGGAGCGGGCGCGCGAAGCCTGCCCCGATCTCGACGGTTCGGACACCGCCCTGGTGATCATCGGGCACGGAACCACCCGCAACAGCAACTCGAGCCGGGTGGTGTACCAGAACGCCGACCGGATTCGTGAGCAGGGTCTCTTCGCCGAGGTGCACGCCCTCTTTCTGGACGAAAATCCCCGTCTGTCCACCTGGCCTGCCGTGGTGCAGGCGGAGCGGGTGGCGATGGTCCCGTTCTTTGCGTCGGAAGGCTGGCACACCCTCGAGACGATTCCCGAGGAACTGGGTCTGACCGGCAGCGTCAGTCGGCTGGAAGGCCGCACGGTGTATTACGCCAAGCCGACCGGTACCCACCCCAGGGTGGCCGACGTAGTGGTGCAGCTGGCGCACGAGGCAGGTGGCGCCTCGTTCGACGATGGTGAGCGTGACGCTTCGCACCTCGAAGCCTGGACGGCCTTTCTGGCACTGGCCGAGCGGGGCCTGCGTTTCGGCGAGGTCATGGTCACTCCACATGCCGGGCTGTACGAGGTGCGTCACGCCCTGGACGAAGGGCGCGAGCTGCTCGAGACCTTTGTGAACCCGGAAGGCCTGCGTGACCGGGTGCGTCTCGACGAGCGCGGCGAACACCGTCCGGTGCATACCCTGCGCAACCTGCCTCGCGGCTGGCGGGGTGTGTTCGACAAAACGGACCTGCCGCGGGCCATGCACTATCTCTACCCGGCCGTGGTGGAGGAGAGTTACTCGTGCAGCAGGCACGCGCTGCATACCACGCCGTGGGTCACGACCGCTCGGCGTCAGACCGGCATCTATGCCAAGGTGGCGCAGGCGCCCATCGAGCTCGTCATGCGCACCTCGCGTGACGTGTGCGGCGCCTGTCTCAAGACCCGCCTGTGGGCCGGGGACAAGCTGGATAAAACATTCTTTGACGGTGTGCCGGGCGCCATTCCCTGTCCTGAAGCCTGCACGCTGCTGGTTGCCGAAGTGCGCGAAGCCATGAGCCACAAAGGCAAGAGCGGCCCGCATCACCACGACGAGTGA
- a CDS encoding histidine phosphatase family protein translates to MSTLTLVRHGQATPFKADTDRLSPLGERQARALARYFLKREVQFSEAYSGTLVRQRRTAEVVAAVYREAGQDFPEIRTDDRLREYDAESIMRDLAPQLAREHSEFGVLLRDSQNYRNTPERNRYFQRMLEALMQHWLGASEIPAGVESWGAFSSRTRAAFSEILRAPGTGRRVVVFTSGGVIGTAVQLALKAPDQSAFALNWRVKNASRTEFTFSSGRFSLDAFNVTGHLEAEGLESYR, encoded by the coding sequence TTGAGTACCCTCACGCTGGTGCGCCACGGTCAGGCCACGCCCTTCAAGGCGGACACCGACCGCCTGTCCCCCCTGGGAGAGCGGCAGGCCCGCGCCCTGGCGCGGTATTTCCTGAAACGCGAGGTGCAGTTCAGCGAAGCCTACAGCGGCACCCTCGTGCGCCAGCGGCGCACCGCCGAGGTGGTCGCGGCGGTGTACCGCGAGGCGGGGCAGGATTTTCCGGAGATCCGCACCGACGACCGGTTGCGCGAGTACGACGCGGAGAGCATCATGCGCGACCTGGCGCCGCAGCTGGCGCGCGAACATTCCGAGTTCGGCGTCCTGCTGCGTGACAGCCAGAACTACCGCAACACCCCGGAGCGCAACCGTTATTTTCAGCGCATGCTCGAGGCCCTGATGCAGCATTGGCTGGGGGCGAGCGAGATTCCGGCGGGTGTGGAGTCCTGGGGCGCTTTTTCTTCCCGGACCCGGGCGGCCTTTTCCGAGATTCTGCGCGCGCCCGGTACCGGGCGGCGGGTGGTGGTGTTCACCTCGGGCGGCGTGATCGGCACGGCGGTGCAACTCGCCCTGAAAGCCCCGGACCAGTCGGCGTTCGCGCTGAACTGGCGGGTGAAGAACGCCTCGCGCACCGAATTCACCTTTAGCAGCGGGCGTTTCTCGCTCGACGCCTTCAACGTGACGGGCCACCTGGAAGCAGAGGGGCTGGAAAGTTACCGCTGA